In Setaria viridis chromosome 5, Setaria_viridis_v4.0, whole genome shotgun sequence, the genomic stretch TGCCTGCACAGACGTACGCCCCATCACCGTGCCGCCCCCTGCCGGTCGTCGGTCGTGAACCCTCGTCGCGCCGCGTGCGCGCGCTCgtcgcggcgacggcgacacggCGACACGGCGGCACGACTAGCACATGGCCGTCAATTTGTGATGCACTGGCGCTCGCCGGAAGGGCATGGCGTTGGCGACTCGGTGCTGGCGCGTCGGTGGCCGGTGGGTGCAAAGTCTGACGAACTGGGTCGCGATAGTGGAAGGATGTAGCTTTGCAGGCCCGTGTAGACATGACATTACGGTCCATTTCCGTTTCAGTGACTCCCCAACTCCTGCGGTTTCCCTCTTTGGAGTTGCAGAGCATTTGCTGCAGCATGTGCTGATGTGTGCACACCATACTTTGCCCAATCCAAGCGAGAAGGCGGGAGCTCGTTATATATTGAGCCACCCCTCGCTACTTGGAAAAGCTccaacaagcacaagaagcTAGCTCATTTCCTCCTTGCAAAACAGTGGAGATGGCTAGGCCGGCTCTTGCGTTCTTGTGCTGCTACCTGCTGCTGGCGTCAGTCGCGGCTGCACGCGgtctcggcgacggcgagcctcTCGGCCGCCGGAAGAATGCAGCGCGCCGTCTCCGCGGGGGCGAGCCCCTCGGCGCCCGGAAGAACCCCGCCGACCCACACAGTACGCAACTAGGCATTCTAGTCTTCTAGACTTCCAGTTTCTTGGGTCTTGCCCGTTACTTAACTGACACGACGTGAAATGAAACGCGCGTTCTGATGTGTGTTTTCTTTCCTTGCAGCCTCACCCGGGACTCCGAactgctcgccggcgccgccacagAGTGGTGGTGGAGGGTATATCCCGCCATCGCCATCCTCCGGCGTGTCCCCGACCACgccaggtggcggtggcggctacTACCCGCCCTCGCCGTCCGTCGGCACCTCACCGACCACGCCGACCACGCctggtggcggaggcggagggtaCTACAACAACCCGCCGTCGCCGGACATCGGCACCTCTCCGACCACACCGACAACacctggtggcggcggtggcgggtacAATGCTCCCCCGTCGCCGTCCAGCGACACATCCCCGAGCACGCCCGGCAGTGGTGGCGGGTACGGTGCTCCCCCGTCACCGTGCAGCGGCACCTCCCCAAGCACgcctggtggcggtggcgggtaTGGTGCACCTCCTTCACCGTCCAGCGACACCTCCCCAAGCACGCCTGGCAGTGGTTGTGGCGGCGGCTACGGTGCACCCCCTTCACCGTCCAGTGGCACCTCCCCAAGCACTCCTGGCAGTGGTTGTGGCGGCGGATACGGTGCTCCCCCGTCACCGTCCAGCGACACCTCTCCAAGCAcgcctggcggtggcggcgggtgcAATGCCCCTCCTGCACCGTCCGGCGACACCACCCCAAGCAcgcctggcggtggcggcggagggtaCGGTTCTCCTCCGTCACCGTCCAGCGACACCTCCCCAACCACGCCTGTTGGCGGTGGCGGGTACGGTGCACCTCCTTCGCCGTCCAGTGACACCTCCCCAACCACGCctggcgggggcggcgggtaCGGCGCACCTCCTTCgccgtcctccgactcctcgccGACCAcgccgggcggtggcggcgggtacTACGGTCCACCTTCCCCGTCCTCTGATACCTCCCCGACaacgcccggcggcggcggcgggtactACGGTCCTCCTTCGCCGTCCTCTGATACATCTCCGACGACACCATCGGCACCCAGTGGCGGCTACTACGGCCCTCCCTCGCCATCCAGTGACACTTCACCGACcactcccggcggcggcggcggcggcggacactACGGCCCCCCTTCGCCTTCCTCGGACACCTCTCCGACCACGCCGTCAACACCTAGCGGCGGGTACTACGGTCCTCCTTCGCCGTCCAGCGACACCTCCCCGACGACGCCCGGCATCACGCCGACTCCCGACGTGCCGTTGCCGCCTATCAgcacgccgccgacgccgtacTCTCCGCTGACGCCCACGCCGACTACCCCGACGCCctacgaccccaacaccccgcCCTTCGCCGGCCCGTGCACGTACGTAACTCCCTACCTAAACCCCAAACCCCTCATGTCTACACACGCACACATTACTTCTGCGTGCCGCCATTAACGTAACGTACGTGTCGCTCGTGCCTTTGGCCTTGTTCGCAGCTACTGGATGACGCACCCGGGCGTTGTCTGGGGCCTGTTCGGGTTCTGGTGCCCACTGGTGCGGCTGTTCGGCCCCAGCGCAGCGGTGCCGTTCGGGCACGACCTGACCGTGCCGGAGGCGCTGGCGAACACGCGCCAGGACGGCGTGGGCGCGCTCTTCCGCGAGGGCACGGCGTCGCTGCTCAACTCCATGGTGGACAACAGGTTCGCTTTCACCACGCAGGAGGTGAAAGACGCATTCGGCGCCGCGCTCAGCTCCGGCGacaacggcgccgccgcggcgcaggcgcagctcTTCAAGAAGGCGAACGAGGGACGCGTCAAGTAGAATTGGGCGACGGCCGTATGTCCCCTAGGCATGCAGTCGCAGTGCGGCGATGCACGAGCAGTTCAGGGTTGAAGTGCTTTCCCCGCACGTGTGTTGATCATGGGTTTGAAGTTGCTAGTACCCTCTAGTGTATTAGGCGTGCATGTCAGCTTGTGGTCTTAAGTGGATGCAGGGGGAGTGCTTCTGTtgctttcttctcttttctgaATTTGTGATCCTTTAGTTTCGCGCAGAATGTGAGTATTCGGGCTTCTTTTGGTTCCTCCTTCCCCCTTTAACCAGTATCGCAGAGGTGATCAAGTGGTAGAAATGGAACCGAAGTTCATCTTCTACACTTAAATTGAGTTGAAATTGCTTCTCACTTGTAGAGAActcgtctttagtcccggttggtaggttgtatatctcccgaaaattcatccgggataaaccaatcgagacaaacggggggtctttagtcccaggtccttcaaccgggagtaaagtcacccaaccggaactaaagttCTACTTAAATTTGCCAtgcaatcgagacaaaaggggatctttagtcccagatCCTTCAAACCGGGAGTaaagtcaccctttagtccaggTTGGTTTGCCATGCAGACGCCCTGCATGGTGCCTgaaatttcatgcatcacgtacgtaccccggcccttttgttacctgaaatttcatgcatcacgtacgtaccccggcccttttgttaacctttagtagttgagatttttttataatgaaatcaactagtatttaaacaaatgaaattagtaattatacaattactatatatatacacaattcttagtatatacacaattcaactagtatgaTGAAATCAActatacaaatcgatcttagcgcgtattatatatacaaatcaaactatatatctaaaatcttcccatcgaggtgttgctTGGAGTGTCTaaatttcgtccatcgtaataaaattctccttgtggatttaccacctcgtccattaggaatccaatgagaccttcacatattgtcgctactctttctttcttcaagagtccttgttgaatatttaacatctataatttggaaatatgtgaatgttacacgaacaattaaatataaagagctagaaaataattaacgattaatagttttattttatgtactttAAAATTGTGCGGCGTCacctttagtcccttgggtcccataaaactgtgcatgtgctcacagatgtagtagccacatagattattcccgagttcctgtcttaagcactttagtgcgaaaaaaataagttatgaaatattcgtgttatacaatatactaaatgtgcagacttcatacgtaccgggaagtttgtgttccatgtaagtttttctttgaatggacctttgtgtgtccttatgaattgtttccatgcgctgcggattagaataatgaatgatatagtgtaacagggataaaatttaggaaacaaacttttgcatagagataaaggttcagaattattacaagcctagcatgtcttgcatgtcttggtactccaccggatctttcctaagacagtgacgtggcttcttttaggctcaattataatgaggatccagtgaaagctgcgtacgtaaaatgttcatacatattagagctaacattaatcaggtaaggaaaaagaaaacgaaagtacttgaagttgtatggaagtagtatgaaatcttTCAATTTTTGTTtatctaggaaattgtatacttccaccaaggttttttccgacgatacctgtatctgtttttggtgctcggcggagaacattcttgtcgagatgaacacggtatgcaagctcaacaagtatggatttgaaaaaacatattgaatttgacaagataaaccgtctagacaagggtagcatcatttttaaatcACTGCAaagatacatactatatatgacacatcaatctccctcacattctagctcaaaatacctctccattttatacttcacattctagcaaataaattatccatctccaaagcataaatcaaagcgtaacacgaggatgaagtagcaaaccttcacaacactttggatgagtgaattTCCCACAAaaaatgaggggaaaaaattcgggcggcacctcccttgcttcggcaccaccggagagtaggtgaagctcagctctctatcttTGTGGtcgactggctcgggctggaggaggaagaaagacctctgtcttggtatataatgggggatgagtttttatcccggtcaaaaactccaaccgagacaaaaaggaacaccttttgtcctggttgaaagtttactcccggttggagccacccttttgtcccagttggagcctttaaccgggacaaaaggggcacgccaccgacgccccggaactagtcccggttgcaaatactatccgggagtaaatctcccctccattcttgcctaccgtggcgcacccccttttgtctcggacctactttaaaccgggataaaagggggcgcatcgaaagtcagttctctactagtgtgtaTTAGGTGTGCATGTGGTCTTAGTGGATGAGAGTGCTTCTGTTGCTCTC encodes the following:
- the LOC117855389 gene encoding uncharacterized protein gives rise to the protein MARPALAFLCCYLLLASVAAARGLGDGEPLGRRKNAARRLRGGEPLGARKNPADPHTSPGTPNCSPAPPQSGGGGYIPPSPSSGVSPTTPGGGGGYYPPSPSVGTSPTTPTTPGGGGGGYYNNPPSPDIGTSPTTPTTPGGGGGGYNAPPSPSSDTSPSTPGSGGGYGAPPSPCSGTSPSTPGGGGGYGAPPSPSSDTSPSTPGSGCGGGYGAPPSPSSGTSPSTPGSGCGGGYGAPPSPSSDTSPSTPGGGGGCNAPPAPSGDTTPSTPGGGGGGYGSPPSPSSDTSPTTPVGGGGYGAPPSPSSDTSPTTPGGGGGYGAPPSPSSDSSPTTPGGGGGYYGPPSPSSDTSPTTPGGGGGYYGPPSPSSDTSPTTPSAPSGGYYGPPSPSSDTSPTTPGGGGGGGHYGPPSPSSDTSPTTPSTPSGGYYGPPSPSSDTSPTTPGITPTPDVPLPPISTPPTPYSPLTPTPTTPTPYDPNTPPFAGPCTYWMTHPGVVWGLFGFWCPLVRLFGPSAAVPFGHDLTVPEALANTRQDGVGALFREGTASLLNSMVDNRFAFTTQEVKDAFGAALSSGDNGAAAAQAQLFKKANEGRVK